TAATAATATTTTGAGATATACTCCAACATCTGATTAGATTCGACCATGTTCTTCCTCAAAAAGCATCATCCCTATTGATGCTGTTTCAGGTTGATAAATATACATTAACTTGTGTAGCTTTATGCCAAATTTAAGTGTAATAGGCATAAGACTAAGGTATTCTTTATTTAGAGATCGGATTTGATGGCTGCAAGGCTTATTATAATATTAATCAGATTATTTCCAATTTTACAGTAAATGATATCTCTTTTGTGGATTCATTACCAGAGTAATCAGAGGTTACAACCTTTAAATGATTCAGTCCATCATTATAGGTAATATTGCAAATTTTATAATACCCCTTTTCATCAAAAAGATTCTGAAATGTTTTACCCCCAATTGTCAATCCATTTTTTGAATAAGCAATCTCTGAGAAATCCAATTCCATAGCCTTCTGATTGTTAAAAATCACCCTTAACCTGAATATCCCCAACCGTTCCCTTCTGTTTATCGAATCAATGATATTTATTAATAAGGGGTAATGGCGTGTAATTCTTATATTAGTATTATCATTTATAATGAAGTACCTATCAGCAACCCTTATGTATAAGTCCAATATTTTTGGTTGCTGAATATCTGTATACTCAGGAAGAAGGATAAATGGATTGATAGATCTCTTTTCGAATATGTTCAATAATGAGAAGTGCAGATGCTTTCCATAGGAGCGCCCAGTATTGCCAATTGATCCCAGCGTTTCATTTGTCATGTAAAATTTATTATATCCTAAACCTTCTGTTAGATGCATATAAATTGAATAGATATTATCATCATGTTTTATAATCTTATAATTAC
This genomic window from Spirochaetota bacterium contains:
- a CDS encoding M23 family metallopeptidase: MKTFIPFICFFFLLLLNTFFRWPVDNGKITSTFGESRGDHFHDGVDIISSNNRVYPVADGELLYFWDKSIFPIENYPGGGNYKIIKHDDNIYSIYMHLTEGLGYNKFYMTNETLGSIGNTGRSYGKHLHFSLLNIFEKRSINPFILLPEYTDIQQPKILDLYIRVADRYFIINDNTNIRITRHYPLLINIIDSINRRERLGIFRLRVIFNNQKAMELDFSEIAYSKNGLTIGGKTFQNLFDEKGYYKICNITYNDGLNHLKVVTSDYSGNESTKEISFTVKLEII